From Pandoraea vervacti, the proteins below share one genomic window:
- a CDS encoding LLM class flavin-dependent oxidoreductase, whose protein sequence is MTQAKRHIHVNAFNMNCVGHIHHGLWTHPRDQSTQYHSLQYWTHIAQVLERGLFDGLFIADVIGYYDVYQGSVDLTLREGIQLPVNNPWLIVSAMAAATKHLGFGLTAMVGAHNPYTFARDVTTLDQLTGGRIGWNIVTGYVDSGARGLGQNGLAEHDSRYDRAEDFLELSYKLWEGSWDDDAVIADKARRIHTLPDRVRPVTHDGPFYRAHAIHMSAPSPQRTPVLFQAGTSSRGLRFAGRHAEGVFIGANSPEAARAASRKLRQAAVEAGRRPEDIKIYAGIAVVPGRTQAEARDKHAEYLAHASAESGLAHFAASTGVDFARFALDEPIQFGNANAIQSATQTAQQQGWTTRRKLLEQFALGSRYHTIVGDASQVADELERWIDIGEIDGFNLTRVVVPETWEDFTDLIVPELQNRGRYRTQYGGASGSETFRQRLFGRGDRLPAHHAGASFRHVPESAQDTSGPHRASSASSASSARTA, encoded by the coding sequence ATGACCCAAGCCAAGCGACACATTCACGTCAACGCGTTCAACATGAACTGCGTCGGCCACATTCACCACGGCCTGTGGACGCACCCGCGCGACCAGTCGACGCAATACCACTCCCTCCAGTACTGGACCCACATCGCACAAGTGCTTGAGCGCGGGTTGTTCGACGGCCTCTTCATTGCCGACGTCATCGGTTACTACGACGTCTACCAGGGCAGCGTGGATCTGACGCTGCGCGAAGGCATCCAGTTGCCGGTCAACAATCCGTGGCTGATCGTCTCGGCCATGGCGGCGGCCACAAAGCACCTTGGCTTCGGCCTGACGGCGATGGTCGGTGCGCACAACCCGTACACCTTTGCGCGCGATGTCACCACGCTCGACCAGCTCACCGGCGGGCGCATCGGCTGGAACATCGTCACGGGGTACGTGGATAGCGGCGCGCGCGGTCTGGGCCAGAACGGGCTGGCCGAGCACGACAGTCGCTACGACCGCGCCGAGGACTTTCTCGAACTCAGCTACAAGCTGTGGGAAGGGAGCTGGGACGACGACGCCGTCATCGCCGACAAGGCGCGGCGCATTCATACGCTGCCCGACAGGGTCCGTCCCGTGACACACGACGGGCCGTTCTACCGCGCCCACGCCATCCACATGAGTGCGCCATCGCCGCAGCGAACGCCGGTGCTGTTTCAGGCGGGCACTTCGTCGCGCGGGCTGCGCTTTGCGGGACGCCACGCCGAAGGCGTCTTCATTGGCGCGAACTCGCCGGAAGCCGCACGTGCGGCATCGCGCAAGCTGCGGCAGGCTGCCGTGGAGGCGGGTCGCCGCCCGGAGGATATCAAGATCTATGCCGGCATCGCCGTGGTGCCCGGGCGCACACAGGCCGAGGCCCGCGACAAGCATGCCGAATATCTGGCCCATGCCAGTGCGGAGAGCGGCCTGGCGCACTTTGCGGCCAGCACCGGTGTCGACTTCGCCCGATTCGCGCTGGACGAGCCGATCCAGTTCGGCAACGCCAACGCCATCCAGTCCGCCACGCAGACCGCGCAGCAACAAGGCTGGACCACGCGTCGCAAATTGCTTGAGCAGTTTGCCCTGGGCAGCCGATATCACACCATCGTGGGCGACGCCTCTCAAGTCGCGGACGAACTGGAGCGGTGGATCGATATCGGCGAGATCGACGGCTTCAACCTCACGCGCGTCGTGGTGCCCGAGACGTGGGAAGACTTCACCGATCTCATCGTCCCCGAGCTGCAAAACCGTGGGCGCTACCGGACGCAGTACGGCGGCGCCTCCGGTTCTGAAACGTTCCGCCAGCGGCTCTTCGGTCGCGGCGACCGCCTGCCCGCACATCATGCAGGGGCGAGTTTCCGTCACGTGCCCGAGAGTGCGCAAGACACCTCTGGCCCCCATAGGGCGAGTAGTGCCAGTAGTGCCAGTAGTGCCCGAACTGCATGA
- a CDS encoding ABC transporter permease gives MTAALALGQRCLPAVTGLLAVAVLFVAWQAAASAHWLADGFVPSLADIWRATRHLVRTGEIGGNLMTTLRASAWGLAAGILTGVPLGLSMALLPVFDRIVTPVVRCTYALPKTTLIPLLVLWFGVGGATNVIVIAITAALPLIVYSLRGAREVPRVLLWSARSLGTSRAGLLWRVVLPAALPQILTGVRVALGFTLLVAISCEMIVANQGIGKLIGQYGDQGSYDYLFAALFVTTVVAYALDASLRWSTGALLRWHESGQRGQRGRRHG, from the coding sequence ATGACTGCCGCGCTTGCGCTCGGGCAACGCTGCCTGCCCGCCGTGACCGGTTTGCTGGCCGTCGCTGTGTTGTTCGTCGCCTGGCAGGCTGCCGCGTCGGCCCACTGGCTGGCCGACGGCTTTGTCCCGTCGCTCGCTGACATCTGGCGTGCGACGAGGCATCTGGTTCGCACGGGCGAGATCGGGGGCAACCTGATGACGACGTTGCGCGCCAGTGCCTGGGGACTTGCCGCCGGCATTCTGACGGGCGTGCCGCTTGGCCTGTCGATGGCGTTGCTGCCCGTCTTCGATCGCATTGTCACGCCCGTGGTGCGCTGCACGTATGCGTTGCCGAAAACGACGCTGATTCCGTTGCTGGTGCTGTGGTTCGGCGTGGGCGGCGCGACCAACGTCATCGTCATTGCGATTACCGCAGCGTTGCCGCTGATCGTCTACTCGCTGCGTGGCGCACGCGAAGTGCCGCGTGTGTTGCTATGGAGCGCGCGCTCGCTGGGCACGTCGCGGGCGGGCTTGCTTTGGCGTGTCGTGTTGCCTGCGGCGTTGCCTCAGATCCTGACGGGCGTGCGCGTCGCCTTGGGGTTCACGCTGCTGGTCGCCATTTCGTGCGAAATGATCGTTGCGAATCAGGGCATCGGGAAGTTGATCGGCCAGTACGGCGATCAGGGCAGCTACGACTATCTGTTCGCGGCGCTGTTCGTGACGACGGTAGTCGCGTACGCGCTCGATGCGTCGCTGCGCTGGTCGACCGGTGCGCTGTTGCGCTGGCACGAATCGGGGCAACGAGGACAACGAGGACGGCGGCATGGCTGA
- a CDS encoding acyl-CoA dehydrogenase family protein, whose amino-acid sequence MTSTSASSSAPPSHRGDALQRAQTLATRFAETAIARDAAGGTPKAERDALRQSGLLSLSIPADYGGQGAQWIQTLETVRILAQADSSVAHVYGFHHLLLATVQLFSKPEQWVPWVEQTARNHWFWGNALNPLDERTVVRRMRDTQEWFEFSGKKSFCSGALDSEMLIASGKDERSGKLLIAAIPTARAGITINSDWNCFGQRQTDSGSALFERVRVDAAEMLLDPGPLTTPRASLRPLLAQLVFVHMFLGLAQGALAEAKHYTLHEARPWFRSGVANASDDPYTLAHYGEFHVALESMRLLARQAATLFDEAWQQGDSLDADGRGRVAVAVATAKVAASRHGLDVASRLFETTGARATHGALRLDRYWRNLRVQTLHDPVDYKLQDIGNWALNAQAPAPSFYS is encoded by the coding sequence ATGACATCGACGTCAGCCTCTTCCTCAGCGCCGCCCTCGCATCGCGGCGACGCATTGCAACGCGCTCAGACCCTGGCGACGCGCTTTGCCGAGACCGCCATCGCCCGCGACGCCGCCGGCGGCACGCCCAAGGCCGAGCGAGACGCATTGCGTCAAAGCGGCCTGCTCTCCCTTTCCATCCCGGCGGACTACGGCGGTCAGGGCGCCCAGTGGATTCAGACGCTGGAGACCGTGCGGATCCTGGCGCAGGCCGATAGCTCGGTCGCTCACGTCTACGGTTTTCACCACCTGCTGCTCGCGACCGTCCAGCTTTTCTCGAAGCCCGAGCAGTGGGTGCCGTGGGTCGAACAAACCGCACGCAACCACTGGTTCTGGGGTAACGCCCTCAATCCGCTGGACGAGCGAACCGTCGTGCGCCGCATGCGCGATACGCAGGAATGGTTCGAGTTCTCCGGCAAGAAGAGTTTTTGTTCCGGGGCACTGGACTCCGAAATGCTGATTGCCTCCGGCAAGGACGAGCGCAGCGGCAAGTTGCTCATCGCCGCCATACCGACGGCCCGCGCAGGGATCACGATCAACAGCGACTGGAATTGCTTCGGTCAGCGCCAGACCGACAGCGGCAGCGCCCTGTTCGAACGCGTGCGGGTCGACGCCGCCGAGATGCTGCTCGACCCCGGGCCGCTGACCACGCCGCGCGCGTCGCTGCGTCCGTTGCTCGCGCAACTGGTGTTCGTCCACATGTTCCTCGGGCTCGCGCAGGGTGCACTGGCCGAAGCGAAGCACTACACCCTGCACGAAGCGCGGCCCTGGTTCCGCTCGGGCGTCGCAAACGCCAGCGACGATCCCTACACCCTCGCCCACTACGGCGAATTCCACGTCGCGCTGGAGAGTATGCGACTGCTGGCGCGGCAGGCGGCGACGCTATTCGACGAAGCATGGCAGCAAGGCGATTCGCTCGACGCCGACGGGCGCGGCCGTGTCGCGGTGGCCGTCGCCACGGCAAAGGTAGCCGCCTCGCGCCACGGCCTCGACGTCGCTAGCCGACTGTTCGAGACGACCGGCGCGCGCGCCACTCACGGCGCGTTGCGCCTCGATCGCTACTGGCGAAACCTGCGCGTGCAAACGCTGCACGATCCGGTGGATTACAAGCTTCAGGACATCGGGAACTGGGCGCTCAACGCTCAGGCGCCGGCCCCGTCCTTCTATTCCTGA
- a CDS encoding sigma-54 interaction domain-containing protein — MATLPVWPPLPQRSQPAGAADHASRDSAADWIFVDPRSRDLLMEVEQVAPSDASILITGETGTGKELIARHIHGSSPRRAGPFVKVSCGAFSESLVDAELFGYENGAFAGAFGAQPGWFEQANGGTIFLDEINDLPLSVQNKLLRVLQEREVSRLGGRQSLPVDVRVLAAASTDLERLVSEKRFRKDLYYRLNVISLNVLTLRERPGDIVPLARYFIDTYSKRLGYRKLALTPDAEQKLIQAPWHGNVRELENVIHRTLLLCEQSEIDAASLRLPAAPSAAASATSSSAASIAQASPATDQYNVAASGSRPAPDEDMAALRRAILRLCESRGANLHQLVEDTLLREVFRVSHYSQSETARLLGISRNVVRARLIRLGEIGPPRKTACDAPHTDTPLDIETRKLQ, encoded by the coding sequence ATGGCAACCCTGCCGGTATGGCCCCCGCTGCCCCAGCGCTCGCAACCCGCGGGCGCGGCGGATCACGCATCCCGGGACAGCGCTGCCGACTGGATCTTCGTCGATCCGCGCTCGCGCGACCTGCTCATGGAAGTCGAGCAGGTCGCGCCCAGCGATGCGAGCATTCTCATCACCGGCGAGACAGGGACCGGCAAGGAACTGATCGCCCGGCACATTCACGGTTCCAGCCCGCGCCGTGCCGGACCGTTCGTGAAGGTCAGTTGCGGAGCGTTCTCCGAGTCGCTCGTCGATGCCGAACTGTTCGGCTATGAAAACGGCGCGTTTGCCGGCGCGTTTGGCGCGCAGCCGGGCTGGTTCGAGCAGGCCAACGGCGGCACCATCTTTCTCGACGAGATCAACGACCTGCCGCTGTCGGTGCAGAACAAGCTCCTGCGCGTGTTGCAGGAGCGCGAAGTGAGCCGCCTGGGCGGGCGACAGTCGTTGCCGGTCGACGTGCGCGTGCTGGCCGCCGCCTCGACCGATCTCGAACGGCTCGTGAGCGAGAAACGCTTTCGCAAGGACCTGTATTACCGCCTGAACGTCATCAGCCTGAATGTGCTCACGCTCCGGGAGCGTCCGGGCGACATCGTGCCGCTCGCACGCTACTTCATTGACACCTACAGCAAGCGGCTGGGTTACCGGAAGCTCGCCCTCACGCCCGATGCCGAGCAAAAGCTGATACAGGCGCCATGGCATGGCAACGTGCGCGAACTGGAGAACGTCATCCATCGCACGCTGCTGCTGTGCGAGCAAAGCGAGATCGACGCGGCGAGCCTTCGCCTGCCGGCAGCCCCTTCCGCCGCCGCGTCCGCCACCTCGTCCTCAGCCGCGTCGATTGCCCAGGCATCGCCAGCCACAGACCAGTACAACGTCGCCGCAAGCGGCTCGCGCCCCGCGCCGGACGAGGACATGGCGGCACTGCGTCGCGCCATCCTGCGGTTGTGCGAATCGCGGGGCGCGAATCTGCATCAGCTCGTGGAAGACACCCTGCTGCGCGAAGTCTTCCGCGTGAGTCACTACAGCCAGAGCGAAACCGCCCGCCTGCTGGGCATCAGCCGCAACGTGGTGCGCGCCCGCCTGATCCGTCTCGGCGAGATCGGCCCGCCACGCAAGACCGCGTGCGATGCCCCCCACACCGACACACCTCTCGATATCGAAACGCGAAAACTGCAATGA
- the ssuD gene encoding FMNH2-dependent alkanesulfonate monooxygenase, producing the protein MNPDIFWFLPTSGDTRYLGKSDFGRPATNAYMRQIAETAERLGFDGLLIPTGSSCLDPWVTAASLIPVTQRIKLLVALRTSLGNPTASARQAATLDQALGAGRLLLNVVPGGDATELAADGVFYSHDERYTAGDEFLSVWRRLLQGEKVDFEGQHLKVTGAQNFFEPATQPHPPLYFGGSSPAAHELAARHVDAYLSWGEPPDAVAAKIADVRARAQRHGRTLRFGVRLHVIVRETSDEAWADADRLISHLTDDDIAAAQRNYAGMDSVGQARMASLHGGRRDKLVVGPNLWAGVGLVRGGAGTALVGNAEEVAARLKEYVDIGVDTFVLSGYPHLEEAIRFAELVFPLLPGKAPVTLRDRALTGGAFDVRAGRTS; encoded by the coding sequence ATGAACCCCGACATCTTCTGGTTTCTGCCCACCTCGGGCGACACACGTTATCTCGGCAAGTCCGATTTCGGACGCCCTGCCACCAACGCCTACATGCGCCAGATCGCGGAAACGGCCGAGCGACTGGGTTTCGACGGCCTGCTCATTCCGACCGGCAGTTCGTGTCTGGATCCGTGGGTGACGGCCGCCAGCCTGATTCCCGTCACGCAACGCATCAAGCTGCTCGTGGCGCTGCGCACGTCGCTGGGCAACCCAACCGCATCGGCCCGGCAGGCGGCAACGCTGGACCAGGCGCTCGGTGCGGGGCGCCTGCTGCTCAATGTCGTGCCCGGGGGCGACGCGACCGAACTGGCGGCGGACGGCGTGTTCTATTCGCACGACGAACGCTACACGGCAGGTGACGAGTTTCTGAGCGTTTGGCGCCGTCTGCTGCAAGGCGAGAAAGTCGACTTCGAAGGCCAGCATCTGAAAGTGACCGGCGCGCAGAATTTCTTCGAACCGGCCACGCAGCCCCATCCCCCGCTGTACTTCGGTGGTTCGTCACCGGCGGCGCACGAATTGGCGGCCAGACATGTGGATGCGTATCTCAGTTGGGGAGAGCCGCCCGATGCCGTGGCCGCGAAGATCGCCGATGTTCGCGCGCGTGCGCAGCGGCATGGCCGCACGCTGCGCTTCGGCGTGCGGCTGCACGTCATCGTGCGTGAGACGAGCGACGAGGCGTGGGCGGATGCCGACCGTCTGATCAGTCATCTGACCGACGACGACATTGCGGCGGCGCAGCGCAATTACGCGGGCATGGACTCGGTGGGACAAGCGCGCATGGCGTCGCTGCATGGAGGACGCCGCGACAAACTCGTCGTCGGCCCCAACCTTTGGGCGGGGGTGGGACTCGTTCGCGGCGGCGCGGGCACCGCGCTGGTCGGCAATGCCGAGGAGGTCGCCGCGCGCCTGAAGGAGTATGTCGACATCGGCGTCGACACTTTCGTGCTCTCGGGCTACCCGCATCTCGAAGAAGCGATCCGCTTCGCCGAACTGGTGTTCCCGCTACTACCGGGCAAGGCGCCCGTCACCCTGCGCGACCGCGCGCTGACCGGCGGCGCATTCGACGTGCGGGCAGGTCGCACGTCGTGA
- a CDS encoding SfnB family sulfur acquisition oxidoreductase produces MTHASTPVRPTASAPHEPSAPVNPARQPDRPAPAPAPQRRADLIRDDAHALDVANAFARDLAPGARQRDHDRRLPWREVDRFSQSGLWGITVPKAYGGAEVSTDTLTKVVSVIAAADGSFGHIPQNHYYSLEVLRVGGTDEQKTFFYDRVLRGERLGNALAEVGQRDFKRRTELRREAGGWFVQGAKFYCTGAVYAHWIPTLAVAQEDAAQRAYLVFIPRSAPGVTVTDDWDGFGQRVTGSGSVQFEHVRVEPEWIVPFTASFERATTIGPFAQIIHAALDAGIGHGALQATLPFVREHARPWIDSGVQRAADDPLLLEQIGNVALRLRAADALIARAARAVDAAQRAPDDDSVAAASIAVAQAKALSTSASLLAGTKLFELCGTSATSVALGLDRFWRNARTHTLHDPVRWKYHAVGNYVLNGVRPPRHGAI; encoded by the coding sequence ATGACACATGCCTCGACACCGGTGCGCCCCACAGCGAGCGCACCGCACGAACCTTCCGCCCCGGTGAACCCGGCGCGACAACCGGATCGGCCTGCGCCCGCGCCTGCCCCGCAACGGCGGGCCGACCTGATTCGCGACGATGCACACGCGCTCGACGTCGCAAACGCGTTCGCCCGCGATCTGGCGCCCGGCGCGCGGCAACGCGATCACGACCGCCGTCTTCCGTGGCGCGAAGTGGACCGATTCAGCCAATCCGGCTTGTGGGGCATCACAGTCCCAAAGGCCTACGGCGGCGCCGAGGTCAGCACCGATACGCTCACCAAAGTGGTGAGCGTCATCGCCGCCGCTGACGGCAGCTTCGGGCACATTCCGCAAAACCACTACTACTCGCTCGAAGTGCTACGCGTTGGCGGCACCGACGAGCAAAAGACGTTCTTCTACGACCGGGTGTTGCGCGGCGAGCGTCTGGGCAACGCGCTGGCCGAAGTGGGTCAGCGTGACTTCAAGCGTCGTACGGAACTGCGACGCGAGGCGGGCGGCTGGTTCGTGCAAGGCGCGAAGTTCTATTGCACCGGCGCTGTGTACGCGCACTGGATTCCCACGCTTGCCGTCGCGCAGGAAGATGCGGCCCAGCGCGCCTATCTGGTGTTCATCCCCCGCAGCGCGCCGGGCGTGACCGTGACCGACGACTGGGACGGTTTCGGGCAGCGTGTGACCGGCAGCGGTTCGGTACAGTTCGAGCACGTTCGTGTCGAACCGGAATGGATCGTACCCTTCACCGCATCGTTCGAGCGCGCGACCACGATCGGCCCGTTCGCCCAGATCATTCATGCCGCGCTCGACGCCGGCATCGGTCATGGCGCCTTGCAGGCCACGCTGCCGTTTGTCCGCGAGCATGCCCGGCCTTGGATCGACTCGGGCGTGCAGCGCGCGGCCGACGATCCGCTGCTGCTCGAACAGATCGGCAACGTTGCCCTGCGCCTGCGCGCCGCCGACGCGCTCATCGCCCGCGCCGCACGTGCCGTCGACGCGGCGCAACGCGCACCGGACGACGACAGTGTGGCCGCCGCGTCGATTGCCGTGGCGCAGGCCAAAGCCCTCAGCACCAGCGCCAGTCTGCTCGCCGGCACCAAACTGTTCGAGCTCTGCGGCACCAGCGCAACATCGGTGGCGCTCGGTCTCGATCGCTTCTGGCGCAATGCCCGCACCCATACGCTGCACGATCCGGTGCGCTGGAAGTATCACGCAGTGGGCAACTATGTCCTCAACGGCGTGCGTCCGCCGCGCCACGGCGCGATCTGA
- a CDS encoding sulfurtransferase — MSHDTSSAGIVPGFLVSTQWLSENLHRPELRLFDCSATMVVDPVIKQRVQPERAAFEAGHIPGARFIDIDAQLSDRHHRFHLMLPPPAAFKAAVEALGIGNDSLVVIYSTGSIWWATRVWWMLRTYGFTNAHVLDGGWSRWIAEGRAVEAGAGADPENAAGVEFTPAPIQPYVAQREDVERVVNGDAATRLINALRPAQYSGEELPRKGRAGHIPGSINIPAASLLDADSGRFLDDDTLRARFAAAGIDDETSVIAYCGGGVSASLVVFALMKLAHPNVRLYDASLGEWGSAPELPMQLEVTAG; from the coding sequence ATGTCGCATGACACCTCTTCCGCCGGGATCGTTCCGGGGTTCCTGGTCTCGACACAATGGTTGTCGGAAAATCTGCACCGACCGGAATTACGTCTGTTCGATTGCAGCGCCACCATGGTGGTCGATCCGGTGATCAAGCAGCGTGTGCAGCCGGAGCGCGCCGCTTTCGAGGCCGGTCATATCCCGGGGGCCCGATTCATCGATATCGATGCGCAGCTCTCTGACCGGCACCATCGGTTCCATTTGATGCTGCCGCCGCCGGCGGCTTTCAAGGCTGCCGTCGAGGCGCTGGGTATCGGCAACGACAGTCTGGTCGTGATCTACAGCACCGGCTCGATCTGGTGGGCGACGCGCGTGTGGTGGATGCTGCGAACGTATGGATTCACGAACGCGCACGTGCTCGACGGCGGGTGGTCGCGATGGATTGCCGAGGGGCGTGCGGTCGAGGCAGGCGCTGGCGCTGACCCCGAAAACGCAGCAGGCGTCGAATTCACGCCGGCGCCGATACAGCCCTATGTCGCGCAGCGCGAAGACGTCGAACGTGTCGTGAATGGCGACGCCGCGACGCGCTTGATCAACGCGCTTCGTCCCGCGCAGTACAGCGGCGAGGAATTGCCGCGCAAGGGGCGGGCCGGCCACATCCCCGGGAGCATCAATATTCCGGCCGCCAGCCTGCTCGACGCCGACAGCGGGCGTTTTCTCGATGACGACACGCTGCGCGCACGCTTCGCGGCGGCCGGCATCGACGACGAGACGTCCGTCATCGCTTACTGCGGCGGCGGGGTATCGGCGAGTCTCGTGGTCTTTGCGCTCATGAAGCTCGCGCATCCGAACGTGCGCCTTTACGACGCATCGCTCGGGGAATGGGGCAGTGCACCGGAGCTGCCGATGCAGCTTGAGGTGACGGCGGGGTAG
- a CDS encoding ABC transporter ATP-binding protein, with protein MSSLQDTAAAIHVAGLSKVFDKDGERVVALDNIALDVPAGKLVSLVGPSGCGKSTLLYILGGFVEASHGVCATFGERITGPGVDRGVVFQEYALFPWLTVAENIAYGLRRKGTRSDEIERTVARYVDLIHLKGFERRYPRELSGGMRQRVALARTFASDPKILLLDEPFGALDAQTREFMQDELLRLFERSGKTALLVTHDIDEAVYLSDTIYVMSRRPGRIVKRVDVDLDRTLGREATMLSQRFSELRNDVWLSVREQVRGVPTEEPS; from the coding sequence ATGAGCAGCCTGCAAGACACCGCGGCGGCCATCCATGTCGCCGGTCTGTCGAAGGTTTTCGACAAGGACGGCGAGCGCGTCGTCGCGCTCGACAATATTGCGCTGGATGTCCCGGCCGGCAAGCTGGTCTCGCTCGTCGGTCCGTCCGGTTGCGGCAAGAGCACGCTGCTCTACATCCTCGGCGGGTTCGTCGAAGCCTCTCACGGCGTGTGCGCGACCTTTGGCGAGCGGATTACGGGGCCGGGTGTCGACCGTGGGGTGGTCTTTCAGGAATACGCGCTGTTCCCATGGCTCACCGTCGCGGAGAACATCGCTTACGGCCTGCGCCGCAAGGGCACGCGCAGCGACGAGATCGAACGTACGGTCGCGCGCTATGTCGATCTCATCCATCTCAAGGGCTTCGAGCGGCGTTATCCGCGCGAGCTGTCGGGGGGCATGCGTCAGCGTGTCGCGCTCGCACGCACCTTCGCGAGCGATCCGAAGATTCTCCTGCTCGACGAACCGTTCGGCGCGCTCGATGCGCAAACGCGCGAGTTCATGCAGGACGAGTTGCTGCGTCTGTTCGAGCGTTCGGGCAAAACCGCGTTACTCGTCACGCATGACATCGACGAGGCGGTCTATCTGTCCGACACCATCTACGTCATGTCGCGGCGGCCCGGACGCATCGTGAAGCGCGTGGATGTCGATCTGGATCGCACGCTCGGGCGCGAGGCGACCATGCTGTCGCAACGCTTTTCCGAACTGCGCAACGACGTCTGGCTGTCGGTGCGTGAGCAGGTGAGGGGCGTACCCACGGAGGAGCCGTCATGA
- a CDS encoding ABC transporter substrate-binding protein, whose protein sequence is MAHNDTQRHSRRQFIKQSAAVATALSFPMIARAAPPLIRYATAGVVGPGELETVITSDWFKANVLKRHGKEYVIETMTARGTPGVATLLAAEQADIGTLAFTSLATAVAQDAVPGGVTAIAEIHRDAVQGYASNPFVVLTDSPVRTIADLKGKSVAVNAFNGSVDIILRIALQKHGLDPRKDVRVVEMPFGNIGPALRQKRIDVGVLAMPFQVDEAKKGGIRTVFDAVGVVPPYPVLFQSARTRFLTEKSAAVRAWLADYVDAQRWIYDPANRKQVVALTAELAKTPAASLDEYFLTPKDFYRDPNATISAASLQPPIDAMAQLGLLPKPVRIAANVDASYLPRRV, encoded by the coding sequence ATGGCACACAACGACACCCAGCGGCACTCGCGCCGCCAATTCATCAAGCAAAGCGCAGCGGTGGCGACCGCCCTGTCGTTTCCCATGATCGCGCGCGCCGCGCCACCGCTGATTCGCTATGCGACGGCCGGCGTGGTCGGTCCCGGTGAGCTCGAAACCGTCATTACCAGCGACTGGTTCAAGGCCAACGTGCTCAAGCGTCATGGCAAGGAGTATGTGATCGAGACGATGACGGCGCGCGGCACGCCCGGCGTGGCGACATTGCTCGCCGCCGAGCAGGCCGACATCGGTACGCTGGCCTTCACGAGTCTGGCAACCGCCGTCGCGCAGGACGCGGTACCGGGCGGCGTGACTGCCATTGCCGAAATCCATCGCGACGCGGTGCAGGGCTATGCGTCCAACCCGTTCGTCGTGCTCACGGACAGCCCGGTGCGCACCATTGCCGACCTCAAGGGCAAGAGCGTGGCAGTGAATGCCTTTAACGGCAGCGTCGACATCATTCTGCGCATCGCGCTGCAAAAGCATGGCCTCGATCCACGTAAGGACGTCCGTGTGGTCGAAATGCCGTTCGGCAATATCGGGCCGGCGTTGCGCCAGAAGCGCATCGACGTGGGCGTGCTCGCCATGCCGTTTCAGGTGGACGAAGCGAAGAAGGGCGGCATTCGTACGGTGTTCGACGCGGTCGGCGTTGTGCCGCCGTATCCCGTGCTGTTCCAGAGTGCACGCACGCGCTTCCTTACGGAAAAGTCCGCAGCCGTACGTGCGTGGCTGGCCGATTACGTCGACGCGCAACGCTGGATTTACGATCCGGCCAATCGCAAGCAGGTGGTCGCGCTGACGGCGGAGCTCGCCAAAACGCCCGCCGCGTCGCTCGATGAGTATTTCCTCACGCCCAAGGACTTCTACCGCGATCCGAACGCGACGATCTCCGCCGCGAGCCTCCAGCCGCCCATCGACGCGATGGCGCAACTGGGACTGTTGCCCAAGCCGGTCAGGATTGCGGCGAACGTGGACGCGTCGTACCTCCCGCGCCGGGTCTGA
- a CDS encoding ABC transporter permease, with protein MADTLKFTEVAVPSGSRSARTMARRLWRLSQPWLVLLAVLAGWHFATAQEWVRAVFLPSPGVVFATLAHLVISGELWSTLGTSVLRAVLGVVAAGIVGIPLGFAMAEFRVCRWWLSPYVAFGFPLPKIALIPVFTVWLGMDSLSKIALVFATCVFPFIVAAESGASLVSPKLRWAAQSLGTRKHALFRHVILPATVPALLSGVRIALPIGLITVFTAEMVTGGGLGEAIVQAQRYFQSAQVYAYVLVTMLVGYLADAAIARVQRRFAAWAEA; from the coding sequence ATGGCTGATACGCTGAAATTCACGGAAGTCGCCGTCCCGTCGGGATCGCGCAGCGCGCGCACGATGGCGCGTCGGCTATGGCGTCTGTCGCAGCCCTGGCTGGTGCTGCTCGCGGTACTCGCCGGGTGGCATTTCGCCACTGCCCAGGAGTGGGTTCGGGCGGTATTTTTGCCCTCGCCGGGCGTGGTGTTCGCGACACTCGCGCATCTCGTCATCTCGGGTGAGCTGTGGTCGACATTGGGCACGAGCGTGCTGCGCGCGGTGCTAGGCGTTGTCGCGGCGGGCATAGTGGGCATTCCGCTCGGATTCGCCATGGCCGAATTTCGCGTTTGCCGCTGGTGGCTCTCGCCTTATGTGGCGTTCGGTTTTCCGCTGCCCAAGATTGCACTGATCCCGGTGTTTACCGTCTGGCTCGGCATGGACAGTCTTTCGAAGATCGCGCTCGTGTTCGCCACGTGCGTGTTCCCGTTCATCGTGGCCGCCGAGTCGGGCGCGTCGCTGGTCTCGCCGAAGTTGCGATGGGCTGCGCAGTCCCTGGGCACCCGAAAGCACGCGCTGTTTCGCCACGTGATTTTGCCCGCGACGGTGCCGGCATTGCTCTCCGGCGTTCGCATTGCCTTGCCGATCGGTCTGATTACCGTATTCACCGCGGAAATGGTCACCGGCGGCGGATTGGGCGAAGCCATCGTGCAGGCGCAGCGCTATTTTCAGTCGGCGCAGGTCTACGCCTACGTGCTGGTCACCATGCTCGTCGGCTATCTGGCCGATGCAGCGATTGCCCGCGTGCAGCGCCGCTTCGCAGCCTGGGCCGAGGCATGA